A single window of Flavobacterium aestivum DNA harbors:
- a CDS encoding N-6 DNA methylase has protein sequence MAFNKKEHLKKNIEALQLVFQLEKEKRQATETERELLRQYSGFGGLKFILNPVVKPEDISRWVKSEQDLFPLTQELYQLIQDNADDEKQYHRYIESVKNSVLTAFYTPPPIIEAIANSLQENQIRIGRFLEPSAGTGLFIQAFNGKKISHIAAYEKDLLTGKIAKQLYPDNNIRTAGFEEIPDREKESYDVIASNIPFGDTSIFDLSYIRSQDPARIQAARSIHNYFFLKGIDILRDGGILAFITSQGILNSTKNESIRQSLMQSCNLISAIRLPNNLFTDYAGTEVGSDLIVLQKNNAKLRLSETEQQFCKTYITSDNITSNLLFENPQRVVHTSLYKGTDQYGKPAWIYKHKDGVEGIAKDLKDILSRDISNNLDSQLYNGHHKIESVTQFPITNPIIIPVEITQEAPDKSISVVTASSSEMSQLSLFSLYEITPDIKRAPLKKKTIQPSKQKVVSSIRQGNLFDLTISQNDTTPSFSKEHNRENKPILGDLFSDSTGSQNINAKELRIYTDKLQSFYRKNCLVTFKGNVGYLTSIDSEEQKAEFEPLPLPPTQKIRAESYIQVRDAYLELYQKEAEQQTEHTHERETFNRLYDVFVKRFGNLNNTENIQLIKTDSAGNEIPYLERVVGGVIHKSDIFHHPVSFSVNTLTANNPDETLAASLNKYGIVDLNYMTRISGLSIDNLKESLEGRIFYNPLENEYEISERWVSGNVVEKALEVQNYLEQNPEDLQARDSLSALQQAVPRRIEFEELDFNLGERWIPTGIYNHFASHLFDTDVRIHYTENTDDFSINCDTKNIRITEKYAIKSQSRSYDGIALLKHGLVNTTPDITKKVMHGDQEIKIRDMEAIQMANTKIDEIRKAFSEWLYAQNDEFKKRLTDKYNDTFNCFVRPQYDGSHQNFPGLNRKALGIEDLYSSQKDAIWMIKLNGGAICDHEVGAGKTLIMCIVAQEMKRLGLAHKPMIIGLKANVHEIAENYRTAYPHAKILYPGKEDFTPQKRLRIFGDIKNNNWDCIILTHDQFGMIPQSPEMQKEILQIELDSVEENLEALKAQGKEISRAMLKGVIIRKQNLEVKLKTLQHDIENRKDDIVDFKMMGIDHLLVDESHRFKNLMFNTRHDRVAGLGNMQGSQKALNLLFAIRTIQERSGKDLGATFLSGTTISNSLTELYLLFKYLRPQALEKQGINCFDAWAAIYARKTTDYEFSVANNIVQKERFRYFIKVPELAQFYTEITDYRTAKDIGIDRPQKNEILHNIPPTPQQEIFIQKLMEFAKTGDATLLGRAKLSASEEKAKMLIATDYARKMSLDMRMISQKYDDHPDSKASHCAAKVAEYYYRFSAQKGTQFIFSDLGTYKQTEWNVYSEIKRKLVEDHEIPAHEISFIQEAKTDKMRKEFISSMNEGKIRILFGSTDMLGTGVNAQKRAVAVHHLDTPWRPSDLAQRDGRAIRKGNEIAKFFADNKVDVIIYAVEKSLDSYKFNLLHNKQLFIDQLKNNSLGKRTIDEGGMDEKSGMNFSEYVAILSGNTDLLEKAKLEKKITSLESERQAFIRSKSMSRYKLENSMATLESAKSLLKRMSIDWKNIEKRIQKNKDGTVLNPVQLIGLSEDVDIKQIGQKLNLLAEKARTEGQYEQIGTLYGFTLLVKTEVSQKEGITIRDNRFFIQGEGNIKYTFNNGQMATDPKLASMNFLNALEKLPGLISQEQKKINEIEKDIPVLEEVVNTIWTKEHTLGELKNELAAVEREIQLSITPEQQLQEPEQNPQEDQIAPPLQKLKIS, from the coding sequence ATGGCCTTCAATAAGAAAGAACATTTAAAAAAGAATATAGAGGCGTTGCAACTTGTTTTTCAACTGGAAAAGGAAAAACGTCAAGCTACTGAAACCGAACGGGAATTACTCAGGCAATACAGTGGCTTCGGTGGCCTTAAATTTATTCTCAATCCTGTCGTTAAGCCTGAAGATATTAGCCGTTGGGTAAAATCCGAACAAGATTTATTCCCACTTACCCAAGAACTTTACCAACTTATACAAGATAATGCTGATGATGAAAAACAATATCATCGTTACATTGAAAGTGTAAAAAATTCAGTCCTGACTGCTTTTTATACCCCTCCTCCAATTATTGAAGCCATTGCAAATTCCTTGCAGGAAAACCAAATAAGGATCGGACGCTTCTTAGAACCTTCAGCAGGAACAGGATTATTTATACAAGCCTTTAACGGTAAAAAAATATCACATATAGCTGCATATGAAAAAGATTTACTCACAGGAAAAATAGCAAAACAGCTTTATCCAGATAACAACATCCGCACTGCTGGATTTGAAGAAATCCCAGATAGAGAGAAAGAAAGCTATGATGTTATTGCCAGTAATATCCCATTTGGTGACACCTCCATATTTGACCTTTCTTATATACGCAGCCAAGATCCCGCTCGCATACAAGCTGCCAGAAGTATTCATAATTATTTCTTTTTAAAGGGGATAGATATACTTCGTGATGGTGGAATATTGGCATTTATTACCTCACAGGGTATTCTTAATAGTACCAAAAATGAATCAATACGCCAGTCATTGATGCAAAGCTGTAACCTTATCTCAGCCATACGTCTGCCAAATAATTTGTTTACCGATTACGCCGGGACTGAAGTTGGAAGTGATTTGATAGTACTTCAAAAAAACAATGCTAAATTAAGACTTTCTGAAACTGAGCAACAATTCTGCAAAACCTATATAACTTCTGATAATATCACAAGTAACTTGCTGTTTGAAAACCCGCAACGTGTAGTACATACCTCATTGTATAAAGGAACGGATCAATATGGCAAACCTGCATGGATTTATAAGCATAAAGATGGTGTTGAAGGCATTGCAAAAGATTTAAAAGACATTTTATCTCGTGATATTTCCAATAATTTGGATTCACAATTATATAACGGACATCATAAGATAGAATCTGTTACTCAATTTCCAATAACTAATCCTATTATAATTCCTGTTGAAATTACACAAGAAGCACCCGATAAAAGTATATCTGTAGTTACCGCAAGTTCTTCAGAAATGTCACAATTGAGCCTGTTTAGCTTATATGAAATCACGCCGGATATAAAAAGAGCACCACTAAAAAAGAAAACTATTCAACCATCGAAACAAAAAGTAGTTTCATCTATCCGTCAGGGAAATTTATTCGATTTAACCATTAGTCAAAATGACACAACACCATCATTCTCAAAAGAACATAACAGAGAAAACAAGCCCATTTTGGGAGATCTATTTTCAGATAGTACCGGGTCACAAAATATAAACGCTAAGGAATTACGTATTTATACGGACAAACTTCAGTCTTTTTACCGAAAGAATTGTCTGGTGACATTCAAAGGCAATGTCGGTTATCTTACCTCCATAGATTCCGAAGAACAAAAAGCGGAATTTGAGCCACTACCACTCCCCCCTACACAAAAAATACGGGCAGAATCCTATATTCAGGTACGTGATGCTTATCTGGAATTGTATCAGAAAGAAGCCGAACAGCAAACCGAACATACACACGAAAGGGAAACATTCAACCGTCTGTATGATGTCTTTGTCAAAAGATTTGGAAACCTGAACAACACCGAAAACATCCAATTAATCAAAACCGATAGTGCAGGAAATGAAATCCCTTATCTGGAACGTGTGGTTGGTGGTGTGATTCACAAATCGGATATCTTCCACCATCCGGTCAGTTTTTCAGTTAATACACTGACAGCTAATAATCCCGATGAGACATTGGCCGCATCACTCAACAAGTATGGGATTGTCGACTTAAATTATATGACGCGAATCAGCGGATTATCAATTGATAATCTGAAAGAGAGCCTGGAAGGACGTATTTTTTATAACCCTTTGGAAAATGAGTATGAAATATCGGAGCGATGGGTTTCAGGAAATGTGGTGGAAAAAGCACTGGAAGTACAGAACTATTTAGAGCAAAATCCTGAAGATCTGCAAGCCCGGGATAGTCTTTCCGCTCTGCAACAAGCGGTTCCCAGACGCATTGAATTTGAAGAACTGGATTTTAATTTAGGTGAGCGCTGGATACCCACGGGTATTTACAACCATTTTGCCTCCCATTTGTTTGATACCGATGTGCGGATTCATTACACAGAAAATACAGACGATTTTTCAATTAATTGTGATACCAAAAATATCCGCATAACGGAGAAGTATGCTATAAAATCGCAAAGTCGGTCCTATGACGGAATTGCTTTGCTTAAACATGGATTGGTAAACACTACACCTGATATTACCAAGAAAGTAATGCATGGTGATCAGGAAATAAAGATTCGGGATATGGAAGCAATCCAGATGGCCAATACAAAGATTGATGAAATCCGTAAAGCGTTTTCTGAATGGCTCTATGCTCAAAACGATGAATTTAAGAAACGTCTGACTGATAAATACAACGACACCTTTAACTGTTTTGTCCGTCCCCAATATGACGGTAGTCATCAGAATTTTCCCGGACTGAACAGAAAAGCGCTGGGGATTGAAGACCTGTATTCCAGCCAGAAGGATGCGATATGGATGATCAAACTAAACGGTGGAGCAATATGTGATCATGAGGTTGGCGCGGGAAAAACACTTATTATGTGTATTGTCGCCCAGGAAATGAAACGCTTGGGATTAGCGCATAAACCGATGATTATTGGACTCAAAGCCAATGTTCACGAAATAGCCGAAAATTACCGCACAGCGTATCCACATGCTAAAATTTTATATCCAGGCAAAGAAGATTTTACACCTCAAAAACGTCTGCGTATCTTTGGAGATATTAAAAACAACAATTGGGATTGTATCATTCTGACTCATGACCAGTTCGGGATGATTCCACAATCACCTGAAATGCAAAAAGAAATATTACAGATAGAGTTGGATAGTGTTGAAGAGAATCTTGAAGCATTAAAGGCACAGGGCAAAGAAATATCAAGAGCCATGCTTAAGGGAGTTATTATTCGAAAACAAAATCTGGAGGTCAAACTCAAAACACTGCAACATGATATTGAAAACCGCAAGGATGACATAGTCGATTTTAAAATGATGGGCATTGATCACTTATTGGTGGATGAAAGCCATCGATTCAAAAATCTGATGTTCAATACCCGCCATGACCGCGTTGCTGGACTCGGTAATATGCAGGGAAGCCAGAAGGCATTGAACCTTTTGTTTGCCATTAGAACTATACAAGAACGAAGCGGAAAAGATTTAGGGGCTACTTTTCTTTCGGGCACCACTATAAGCAACTCGCTGACCGAACTTTATTTATTGTTCAAATACCTACGCCCGCAGGCACTGGAAAAACAAGGCATTAACTGTTTCGATGCATGGGCAGCTATCTATGCAAGAAAAACTACCGATTACGAATTTTCAGTGGCCAACAATATCGTTCAGAAAGAACGCTTCCGATATTTTATAAAAGTACCGGAACTCGCTCAGTTTTACACAGAGATTACAGATTATCGGACGGCAAAAGATATTGGTATTGATCGTCCACAGAAGAATGAAATACTGCATAATATTCCACCAACTCCACAACAGGAAATATTCATCCAAAAACTGATGGAGTTTGCCAAAACAGGTGATGCAACACTATTGGGAAGAGCAAAACTATCTGCATCCGAAGAAAAAGCAAAAATGTTGATCGCTACCGATTATGCCCGCAAAATGTCTTTAGACATGAGAATGATCAGTCAGAAGTATGATGACCATCCGGACAGTAAAGCTTCCCATTGTGCAGCAAAGGTGGCAGAATATTACTATCGCTTTAGTGCCCAAAAAGGAACTCAATTTATATTCTCCGATCTAGGAACCTACAAACAAACTGAGTGGAATGTGTACTCGGAAATCAAACGCAAACTAGTTGAGGATCACGAGATCCCTGCACATGAAATAAGTTTTATCCAGGAGGCAAAAACCGACAAGATGCGTAAGGAGTTCATAAGTTCCATGAACGAAGGGAAAATCAGAATACTGTTTGGATCAACCGATATGCTGGGAACTGGTGTCAATGCCCAGAAACGTGCAGTTGCCGTACATCATTTGGACACACCTTGGAGACCAAGTGATTTAGCCCAGCGGGATGGCAGAGCCATCCGAAAAGGCAATGAGATTGCCAAATTTTTTGCAGATAACAAAGTAGACGTGATCATCTATGCCGTTGAAAAATCTTTGGACAGCTACAAATTTAACCTACTGCACAATAAACAGTTATTTATAGATCAGCTCAAAAACAATAGTCTTGGTAAACGTACCATTGACGAAGGCGGTATGGATGAAAAATCAGGAATGAATTTCTCGGAATATGTCGCCATTCTTTCCGGTAATACCGATTTACTGGAAAAAGCCAAATTGGAAAAAAAGATTACTTCTTTGGAAAGCGAAAGACAAGCTTTTATTCGTTCCAAGTCTATGTCAAGGTATAAACTTGAAAATAGTATGGCAACCCTTGAATCTGCAAAATCCTTGCTAAAAAGAATGTCCATCGATTGGAAGAATATTGAAAAACGCATCCAAAAGAATAAGGATGGTACTGTATTGAATCCGGTTCAGCTCATTGGATTATCTGAGGATGTTGATATAAAACAGATTGGCCAAAAACTGAATCTCCTTGCTGAAAAAGCACGTACAGAGGGACAGTATGAGCAAATCGGCACATTATACGGATTTACACTTTTGGTTAAAACAGAGGTATCCCAAAAAGAAGGAATTACAATCAGAGATAATCGTTTCTTTATACAAGGCGAAGGCAATATCAAATATACCTTTAACAATGGACAGATGGCGACCGACCCTAAACTGGCCTCTATGAATTTTTTAAATGCATTAGAAAAACTACCGGGATTGATAAGTCAAGAACAGAAGAAGATAAATGAAATTGAAAAAGATATCCCTGTCCTTGAAGAAGTAGTAAACACGATATGGACTAAAGAGCATACGTTAGGGGAATTAAAAAATGAATTAGCTGCAGTGGAAAGGGAAATACAACTGTCCATTACACCTGAACAACAATTACAGGAACCTGAACAAAATCCACAAGAAGATCAAATAGCGCCGCCTCTTCAGAAACTGAAAATCTCCTGA
- a CDS encoding DUF1896 domain-containing protein, with amino-acid sequence MPAEKNKMSYYSLRLKELLNTSFPELSGNKNFIDRRGQLAAKVYNDAFIAGNTIEQCNKIAEHVLFEGLHFSKFDIVFKVVCNEFDTIMADEELRPFALKMLPFCSVLFEQYQLTDNFSDSPEYELLYTELTGTIQIWIEDNGLQ; translated from the coding sequence ATGCCTGCAGAAAAGAATAAAATGTCCTATTATTCACTAAGATTAAAGGAATTACTCAATACTAGTTTTCCTGAGCTATCTGGAAATAAAAATTTTATAGACAGACGTGGACAATTGGCAGCAAAAGTATATAATGATGCTTTCATCGCTGGAAATACAATTGAGCAATGCAACAAGATTGCGGAACATGTTTTATTTGAAGGATTACATTTTTCAAAATTCGATATCGTGTTTAAAGTCGTTTGTAATGAGTTCGATACCATAATGGCTGATGAAGAACTGCGACCTTTCGCATTAAAAATGTTACCTTTCTGTAGCGTTCTATTTGAGCAATATCAACTTACTGATAACTTTTCAGACAGCCCTGAATATGAACTGCTCTATACCGAACTCACCGGGACTATTCAAATTTGGATAGAAGACAATGGCCTTCAATAA
- a CDS encoding helix-turn-helix domain-containing protein, translating to MSVGNFTYSIPRTKENDDLEGLLVLVNMLAEEMKEVIFHSGYINPKSTYKYLMSAIFILDSEFIIKSFSPQIPNMLQCNYDQIIGHNYNSVLSEESEMLLVDYKEKLRLDPFYTTALQLVYFTSEQLLVPSLCFISPLVGRDEIFVCSVTTSIKENKEIYKSFSEVLQEFPINTIRSTEAQLIQNVYDYIIGHLDTSLPSLRELSQIFNINEFKLKRGFRELFKTSIYQFYNEQRLQSAHLLIEQTSLPLKEIAYRSGFSTYANFSKSFKKKFDYAPNELKARIKSSQK from the coding sequence ATGTCAGTAGGTAATTTTACGTACTCCATTCCGCGTACCAAGGAGAACGATGATCTTGAAGGATTATTGGTCTTGGTAAATATGTTAGCAGAGGAAATGAAGGAGGTGATCTTCCATAGTGGATACATCAATCCAAAATCTACGTATAAATACCTAATGTCTGCTATTTTTATTCTCGATAGCGAGTTTATCATAAAAAGTTTCAGTCCACAGATACCAAATATGCTTCAATGCAACTATGACCAAATTATCGGCCATAATTATAACAGTGTACTTTCTGAGGAGTCAGAAATGTTATTGGTTGACTATAAAGAAAAACTGCGTTTGGATCCCTTTTATACTACTGCACTACAATTAGTTTATTTCACATCTGAGCAATTGTTGGTTCCTAGTCTTTGTTTTATTTCACCTTTAGTGGGACGTGATGAGATTTTTGTCTGTTCAGTCACAACTTCAATTAAAGAAAATAAAGAGATTTATAAATCCTTCTCAGAGGTACTACAGGAATTTCCTATCAATACAATTCGCTCTACTGAAGCGCAGTTGATTCAGAATGTTTACGATTATATCATTGGACATTTGGATACCTCATTGCCTTCGTTAAGGGAATTATCACAAATTTTTAACATTAATGAATTCAAATTAAAACGCGGGTTTAGGGAATTATTTAAAACAAGTATCTATCAGTTTTATAATGAACAGAGACTTCAAAGCGCTCACCTTTTAATAGAACAAACCTCTTTACCTCTAAAAGAGATAGCATACCGAAGTGGTTTTTCAACCTATGCAAATTTTTCAAAATCTTTTAAGAAAAAATTCGATTATGCTCCTAACGAACTTAAAGCAAGGATTAAAAGTTCACAGAAATAA
- a CDS encoding MauE/DoxX family redox-associated membrane protein → MKFSLRHKSIFIEAVCMLYILLFVYAATSKLFDFENFQVQLGQSPLLSAFTDWISILVPAIEYLICVLILVPKLRLVGLFAAYGLMGMFTVYIFIILHYTSFVPCSCGGVLEKLNWNQHLIFNIFFVILAVLAIFFHFSNNRITGNKLRLRTIFALFFGITICVIVLVIALFLMSENIIHYHNKLTRRFPHTPIHTFANTDLKLNSYYIAGGNKEHIYLGNTTAPLLITVLNDKLVQIEKKLIDLNQKDLPFKGMKVIVQAPYFFAIDGTVPCVYRGSVKDWKAKLIKKGGEYFTTAEAIDSTAIAVCTYSSKNGEGVLGVIHFNDNAKTILNPEILQKQFDGVFDTDGQLLYSNGLKRIIYLYAYRNQFTVADTSLKIDFRGNTIDTISHAKLSIVKVKSHHQRKFSKPPLFVNKNSTAYNNLLFVNSAIPGRYEEDQMWKEASIIDVYDLSKNSYLFSFCIYNIDGKKLKSFFVQNDKLYALIGNHIIEYNLDKRITSNYK, encoded by the coding sequence ATGAAATTTAGCCTACGTCATAAGTCCATTTTTATAGAAGCTGTTTGTATGCTTTACATTTTACTATTTGTTTATGCCGCAACAAGCAAATTATTTGATTTTGAAAATTTTCAGGTGCAACTGGGACAATCTCCACTCTTAAGCGCCTTTACCGATTGGATTTCTATATTGGTTCCTGCTATTGAATACCTAATTTGTGTACTGATATTGGTTCCTAAACTCCGTCTAGTTGGGCTATTTGCAGCTTATGGATTAATGGGAATGTTTACTGTCTATATTTTTATAATTCTTCACTATACTTCTTTTGTACCGTGTTCGTGCGGAGGTGTTTTAGAAAAACTCAATTGGAATCAACATTTAATTTTCAATATCTTCTTTGTTATCTTAGCTGTATTGGCAATATTTTTTCACTTTTCCAACAATAGAATTACCGGAAATAAACTAAGATTAAGAACAATATTTGCATTATTTTTTGGTATTACTATATGTGTCATTGTATTAGTGATAGCACTATTTCTGATGTCAGAGAATATTATACACTATCATAATAAGTTAACCAGACGATTTCCTCATACCCCGATTCATACATTTGCTAATACTGATCTAAAATTGAATTCCTATTATATTGCTGGAGGAAATAAAGAGCATATATATCTTGGAAATACTACAGCACCATTACTAATTACAGTGTTGAACGATAAATTGGTTCAAATTGAAAAGAAACTAATTGATTTAAATCAAAAAGATTTACCTTTTAAAGGAATGAAAGTCATTGTGCAGGCACCTTATTTTTTTGCTATTGACGGCACGGTACCTTGCGTATATCGAGGCAGTGTTAAGGACTGGAAAGCTAAATTAATAAAAAAAGGAGGAGAATATTTTACAACAGCAGAAGCCATTGATTCTACAGCAATAGCAGTATGTACCTATAGTTCGAAAAATGGAGAAGGTGTACTGGGTGTCATTCATTTTAATGACAATGCCAAGACGATTTTAAATCCTGAAATTTTGCAAAAACAATTTGATGGTGTTTTTGATACCGACGGACAACTACTATATAGTAACGGTTTAAAAAGAATCATCTATCTGTACGCTTATCGCAACCAATTTACTGTTGCTGATACTAGTTTAAAAATTGACTTCAGAGGAAATACAATTGACACAATTTCTCATGCCAAATTAAGCATCGTTAAAGTTAAGAGCCATCATCAGAGAAAGTTTTCCAAACCTCCATTATTTGTAAATAAAAATAGTACAGCTTATAACAATTTGCTCTTTGTGAATTCCGCTATTCCAGGGAGATATGAAGAGGATCAAATGTGGAAAGAAGCAAGTATTATTGATGTATATGATTTATCCAAAAACAGTTACCTGTTTAGCTTTTGTATCTATAATATTGATGGAAAGAAACTGAAAAGTTTTTTTGTTCAAAATGATAAATTATATGCCCTTATCGGTAATCATATCATTGAGTATAATCTAGACAAAAGGATTACCTCCAATTATAAATAA